The following coding sequences lie in one Miscanthus floridulus cultivar M001 chromosome 9, ASM1932011v1, whole genome shotgun sequence genomic window:
- the LOC136479730 gene encoding disease resistance protein PIK6-NP-like, with the protein MAEMISSAATGVLGIVIDKLAAMLTDKYNLARDVKQGIRSLQDELRTMEAMLLRLEDKDDDQIDPLAKDWRSKVRELSYDIEDCIDRFVLNHSYGDGGSTANFVHKAIQMVKTLFKDRGIAEEIRRLKRPVSEQSERGKRYYDINQCLLASSSQPVLLDPRAPSLFQEAT; encoded by the coding sequence ATGGCTGAAATGATCTCGAGTGCCGCCACGGGTGTGTTGGGCATCGTCATCGACAAGCTGGCCGCCATGCTCACCGACAAGTACAACCTCGCCAGAGACGTCAAGCAAGGGATCCGGTCCCTGCAAGACGAGCTGCGCACCATGGAAGCCATGCTGCTGAGGCTCGAAGACAAGGACGATGACCAGATCGATCCACTCGCCAAAGACTGGAGGAGCAAGGTGCGTGAGCTGTCCTACGATATTGAGGATTGCATCGACCGTTTTGTGCTCAATCACAGCTATGGAGATGGAGGATCCACGGCCAACTTTGTGCACAAGGCCATTCAAATGGTGAAAACGTTGTTCAAGGACAGAGGAATAGCAGAGGAGATCCGACGACTCAAGAGGCCCGTGAGCGAGCAGAGCGAACGGGGGAAACGCTACTACGACATCAATCAGTGTCTCCTCGCCTCTTCATCTCAGCCAGTGCTCTTGGATCCTCGAGCACCTTCACTCTTTCAGGAGGCCACTTGA
- the LOC136479731 gene encoding disease resistance protein RGA5-like, with the protein MEVYNKITEAAFHSRAFVSVSQTPDMKKLLRDILSQISKSHFDQSQMLETVEQLIRKVKECLKDKRYFILIDDIWSVSAWELVRSALPVNDNGSRIITTTRIEAVAKSCCTGIAAQMYQAKPLIYEDSQRLFFKRLFLSDDDCHPDLRKVSDDILKKCCGLPLAIISIAGLLANRSKAVEVWVNVLRSIVAAVDKDSPIDKMKRILLLSYVDLPHHLKSCLLYLSVFPEDSLIDCQQLILLWVVEGLIPGLDRESMEQLGRSYLNELINRSLVRPTKVGGHGATVKQCRVHDVILEFIVSKTVEDNFVTIWNAKMNKIDSKYSASKQLPQDIEKLQHLETLDVRWQCLEKLPASIIRLQKLVRLHVDRLVRLPDGIRNLQALEELSRIDLGIQSVKFIQGLGNLTNLRILEIDWPYFTEFRDTEGHKKACISLLSKLFTRLRELRVWGSDADATRPFMSSCVPTSPPLRKLILNTRDLNCMGPQISSLVNLTRLRIFIRGEASKEGINILASLPMLLSLTVGLSNDKDGDSGIVYPRNAINPQGFQRLLKFHFRCNWCDAALEFEPGAMPKLERLKLHLMARCQFKWEGGLVLGLQNLAGLKHLAININCDAAVADEVEALENDIRDAAGIHPNSPMLQKRKKGCTGLGPLSTRGSGPWGARGSSPQPFVAHAARAPEYTQIALSIETMLDLSTLTIEDLTWRLRAVDDRIGVTATSVGGKLLMTEEELTTWMWEKWSEEASSSRGDDGKRHGKAPQ; encoded by the exons ATGGAGGTGTACAACAAAATCACTGAAGCTGCTTTTCATAGCCGGGCTTTTGTGTCTGTATCACAAACTCCAGATATGAAGAAACTTCTTAGAGATATATTGTCTCAAATAAGCAAGAGCCATTTTGACCAGTCACAGATGTTAGAGACAGTTGAGCAGCTCATCCGCAAAGTGAAAGAATGCTTAAAGGACAAGAG GTACTTCATCTTGATTGATGATATCTGGAGTGTATCTGCATGGGAGCTTGTACGATCTGCCTTACCTGTCAATGACAATGGAAGCAGAATTATTACTACAACACGCATTGAAGCAGTAGCCAAATCTTGTTGTACTGGTATTGCTGCACAAATGTATCAAGCAAAGCCCCTTATTTATGAGGACTCCCAAAGATTATTCTTTAAGAGGCTATTTTTGTCCGATGATGATTGCCACCCAGATTTGAGGAAAGTATCCGATGATATTTTAAAGAAATGTTGCGGCTTACCACTAGCCATAATCAGTATAGCTGGTTTATTAGCAAACAGAAGCAAAGCAGTGGAAGTCTGGGTCAATGTATTGAGGTCTATTGTTGCTGCAGTTGACAAAGATTCTCCCATTGATAAGATGAAAAGAATTCTGCTGCTGAGTTATGTTGACCTTCCTCACCATCTAAAGAGTTGTTTGCTATATCTGAGTGTGTTTCCAGAGGATTCTTTAATTGATTGCCAACAGTTGATATTGTTATGGGTAGTCGAAGGACTGATTCCTGGACTAGACAGGGAAAGTATGGAGCAGCTAGGGAGAAGTTACTTGAATGAGCTCATCAATAGAAGTTTGGTGCGGCCAACCAAGGTTGGGGGACATGGCGCAACAGTGAAACAGTGCAGAGTTCATGATGTCATACTTGAGTTCATTGTATCAAAGACCGTGGAGGACAACTTTGTTACTATATGGAATG CCAAAATGAACAAGATAGACAGCAAATATTCGGCCAGCAAGCAGCTtccacaagatatagaaaagctgCAACATCTGGAGACACTAGATGTGAGATGGCAATGTCTTGAAAAGCTACCAGCAAGTATTATCCGGTTGCAGAAGCTAGTGCGTCTTCATGTCGATCGGTTGGTGCGCCTACCTGATGGAATCAGAAATCTGCAGGCATTGGAAGAGCTATCAAGGATTGATTTGGGTATTCAATCTGTAAAGTTTATCCAAGGACTCGGTAATCTGACCAATCTGAGAATACTTGAAATTGATTGGCCGTACTTTACTGAATTTCGTGATACGGAGGGCCACAAGAAAGCATGTATCTCATTGCTCTCCAAGCTGTTCACGCGTCTGCGAGAACTGCGCGTGTGGGGGAGTGATGCTGATGCCACACGTCCATTCATGTCTTCGTGTGTCCCTACTTCACCACCACTTCGAAAGCTTATTCTTAATACACGTGACTTAAATTGCATGGGCCCTCAAATCAGCTCACTAGTCAACCTGACCCGCCTCCGCATTTTTATCCGTGGTGAAGCAAGCAAGGAAGGAATAAATATCCTAGCAAGTTTACCCATGCTGCTCTCTCTTACTGTTGGCTTATCCAATGACAAAGATGGAGATTCAGGCATCGTCTACCCAAGGAACGCAATCAACCCACAAGGATTTCAGCGTTTGCTCAAGTTTCATTTCCGCTGTAATTGGTGTGACGCGGCATTGGAGTTTGAGCCGGGAGCCATGCCAAAGCTCGAAAGGCTCAAACTGCACCTGATGGCACGGTGCCAGTTCAAGTGGGAAGGTGGCCTCGTCCTTGGGTTGCAGAACCTGGCAGGGCTCAAACATCTGGCTATAAATATTAACTGTGACGCTGCTGTTGCTGACGAGGTGGAGGCTTTGGAGAATGACATCAGGGACGCAGCAGGCATCCATCCCAATAGTCCCATGCTCCAG aaaaggaaaaagggtTGCACAGGGCTCGGCCCACTAAGCACACGCGGCAGCGGCCCATGGGGTGCGCGTGGTAGCAGCCCACAGCCGTTTGTGGCCCACGCGGCCAGGGCCCCAGAATACACCCAGATTGCTCTCTCCATCGAGACGATGCTGGACCTGTCAACCCTGACGATTGAGGATCTGACATGgcgtctgcgggcggtggatgACCGCATAGGGGTGACTGCAACATCGGTCGGTGGCAAGCTGCTGATGACCGAGGAGGAGTTGACTACTTGGATGTGGGAGAAGTGGTCCGAGGAAGCGTCCTCCAGCcgcggcgacgatggcaagcgCCATGGCAAGGCCCCGCAGTAG